TTTCAATCTAATCGACTTACACCACCATCGGAGGATAATCACccaagattatcattttatcagtcataagtatcattttatctgctgcaagtatcattttgtcattttataggtatgaagtatcattttatctgctgcgagtatcattttatcattttataggttagaagtatcattttatctgctgtgagtatcattttatcattttatgtgctgtgagtatcattttatcattttataggtcagaagtatcattttatctcctgtgagtatcattttatcattttatctgctgcgagtatcattttataggtcAGAAGTACCATTTTATCTgctgtgagtatcattttatcattttatctgctgcgagtatcattttatcattttataggttagaagtatcattttatctgctgtgagtatcattttatcattttatcatgttatcattttatcacgagcgaaattcagaaattaaatgagggaaatgacatatttaccctctgcgccttttttatgaaggaaagctaagtttgaatctgaACCACatgattagaaaatatgtgtggtccagatttggttatagggttatcacacaaattgggggttatcatatgatcatctccatatatatatatatatatatatatatatatatatatatatatatatatataggtgtgatcaaatacaaacttatatctataatacaaactacaaactttaatcctccACACTCCTTGTAATTGATCAACGGTTCACGTTTGGGATGCATATGGGGATATCAACGCTTAACACAAATTATGTCACTGGGGGTGTTTATGGAATGTGATTCATGCTTCGGTTACAAAAAGCCCTCATTTCACTCCAACCATTCCTTAACTTTGTCAATAACATTTCACTGATATGTTCCAGATATGTTCCCAATTTCGTGTTGCCATTTGTGTGGTGCCTTTGTGGTTCTACTGATATTCCGTTGACATTACCCAAATATTCTGTTGACATTATCCACTAcccatgatatatatatattctgttGACATTGTGGTTTTACTGATATTCTGTTGACATTCCCACATAATTAGGCGTTAACATTGCAAAGTAAACACACTACCCAAATATTCTGTTGACATTATCCACTGCTGAcattgaacttttttttttatgatgGCTAATGAGATTATGTATAGAGAATTGGTGCATTTGTGGTATGTTGCTGTTGAAGTTTGCACGCATAATTTACAAATATGATACTGACAtgataatgttttatttctctACCTAACTTTCAAAATCGAATTGAAATCACGAAGATTAAAATTGGTGCAAAGGTCACCGGAGAACTCATGTCACCGGAGCATAGGTCGCGTCAACACCGATTATTCGAACGATTGCTGGAGGCTTGGTTCCTTGAAGAAACGCGATTGACTGCAGTAGATCATCGAAGGGTTCGGATGGAGGAAATGGGAGAGAAGAAACGTGATTAAGGGGTGGATGTTGAAAAGGAGTAACTGACTGGATTCTCAATCACAACTTAACGCCTAATTATGTGGGCTGCTTAGTTACATCACTAAATTACCCTTAGTGAACAATTATATAGGTAATGTTGACATTATGTATACAATCTATACTAACCGTTGATTATTTCTAATAAACGTGTAGGATTAGAGTTTGCATAGTTTGTATCTTAAGGGGTTTGTagtttatcacacccctatatatatatatatatatcccttagatcctttattcttcttaatatgggccgttagatctcattcatcaacggtccagatgatctgcattattacactataatggtgattattagtcggtgtgcattattcaactgaaaatctacattattaaatgacacgtggcaccaatctaaccgtcggatgacaaaatcgtggggctgagattaaaaagaacaaagaacaaaagatacaaaaaggaaatgaatacatccacacacacacacacatatatatatatatatatatatatatatatatatatatatagggttttgatctatgcaaaactagatttaaatacagaaacgcagaacaatatcataattaggtcacttataggtcataattaggtaatttttaggtcatgctaacaaagcatgacctaaaacgatcttatcatgacattaaacccaaatattataatatgacctaaaattgcttaattatgaccttccgtgtttttggttaattattgaccattagatcatctaatcctagggccaagatttggtctgcatttctggatttaaacacatacttattttgatcatctccctatatatatatatatatatatatatatatatatatatatatatatgataagACAAGATCATCGACCTGATAGACAAGACACGCGcactacaataaaaaaaagcaaaaatcaGATAAGGACActttttaatgctattaaggACACTACTTTGTGTGTCTTTATATATATGATAAGACATGATCATTGACTTGGTAGACAAGACAAGCacactacaacaaaaaaaatcagataaggacactttttaatgctattaaggatatttttttaatgctattaaggACGCTAATTTGTGTGACTAATTATACCACCAAAGCTTCATAACGTGTACTTATTGTTAATGTTCCAACTTAAATTAGGGGCCACAAATAGAAACatctttaaaaaaacaaaagattaagataattttCCCTCAATTTAGGGACACTTTTTCTTTTGTGTCctaaattatgattattttttaaaaatttcaaacgttagtaattgcgtctcaatttttgtgtccctaaaaatatggagtactaccTTCGTCCTTAAAAAAAAGACTAATTTTATCGCTTTGGGTTTTCCACTAAAATGAGACCAAttataaatatgaaaatttttaaacaaGTACAACCTTACATATCATTCAAATGTGGACCGCACAAGTCACTAATACTACTTCCAccactttttctcttcatctctcttactttactaattgcacattaaaatccgtgtcatttacaactttgtctattttttatggacggataTAATAAGGTTATTGTAATGGCGACACTTATTAGAAAAGTGTCACTTACCAACTTAAAAGGCCTCACATAAGAGAATTATCTACACTTATATAAATGAGACAAGATCCTCACTATATTGAACGAGATTTAAAAGATTTTTTAACAAAGAATTGAGCAGATGCATgcattaaataaaaattgtgTACGAAAAAAGCAATTTCTCCCAACCCTTTTCTTTTTGCACTTTACTAACCAGAATCTTGAATGCAGATTTGCACCTGATATATTATTCCCATAAATAATGCTTTTCCCCCCTTATTAAATTTAGGTCCGAAATTTCATTGATTCAAGTTGTTGTTAGGCAAGGCTCACTAGCAATATGCACGAGGATTTAGTTAATTTTTGCAGAGCTAAGAATAATCATGTGCTCTTGATATTGAATATATACCCTGGTCCCTAGAGTATTCCACGTGAGATAATTAGTTACAGATGCCAAAAAATTATTTGGGAATCATATATCCATATGTTcttgagtgtgtgtgtgtgagagagaaatatatatatatatatatatatatataaattaaaacaaagttatcttttttcttttttaaataggGTGATGGATTGGACAAAGTTCCAGTACACCATTctttactagtagtattatttttgtgttataaaaaaaatctactTTGACATTGTTTTCTTCAAGGAGAGGAGAGATCATTGTTCATGCCTATCCAGTTAAGGAATAACTAACACCCCTTTAAATTTCAAGATATTTGCATCATATAAGAAGAGGAGTTTTCTCTCTTCTCAGGTTCTTGAAATTTCACACTGTTTAATGCCACATGTTTGGTTTGAGTCTACTCTAGGAATCTGTTTTTTAGCTGTCAGAAACAATGAAGAAAATACACCACAACTATGGCCATCCTAGTGAGTTTGTCTCACAATTTCCTGACTACTGCCCTCAAAATCTCCACTCTCAAATGGGACTCCCAAACCAACCCACACACCACAACCCGTGGCACGAAAACTCATCCGGCACGATCATAGGTCGGATCGGATCACCTGCTGCTGCTTTCTGTGCAACTGAGATTGCTATGGGCTTATCTCAGTATGATCTCCCAGAGAGCTGCTCCCAGCAATCCAAGAACCCTCACCCCGCAAACGGTCTTTTTCAAGAATCCCCGGCTAGAAACGACGCAGACTACCATATGATCAGAAGTGGTGGATTTTATAGAAATCACCTGCTCAACACTATATCTGAGAGAGAACAGATACTTCACCTCAAAAACAAGCTACTCGGTGATCTCGATTATTCAAACAGGCGAAGCCCTCCCGCTCCATTCGACACAAATCATGATCTACAAGTAAGAAATCAGAAATCAATACATCCCTTTTTCTCCTTGACCAAATGATACTTATGTGTCCAAATTTAGGTATCACATAGTAATCTATATGCAACTCATCCGGCGCAAATAAAGCAGCTCGGGAGGCTTCCCACTCCGATAAACAGCAGCTCATCGTCGCCCTCATCAAACAAGACGCGAATAAGGTGGACGCAGGATCTGCATAACCGGTTTGTGGAGTGTGTGAATCGCCTTGGTGGCCCCGACAGTAAGTGGTCGTATGTTTTTCGTTGTCGAGGCTCGTGCATTTAACCAACGTTCGTGTTTTCAGAAGCAACGCCGAAACAAGTACTGAAGTTGATGGACACTGAAGGGCTCACCATTTTCCATGTGAAGAGTCATTTGCAGGTGTTTAGAATGTCACTGAATTTGAATCTTGTTATTTTTGTAACACCTAAAATGGCTTCTGTTTTATCTATTTGTAGAAATATCGAAACGCCAAATACTCACCGGAACCTGTGGAAGGTAACCAATCAATACTCATCGCACAAATCTTGAtcgaacaaaaataaaaatgcgtCTTAAtacagaaatgcagcccaaatcgtGGTACTAAGATTAGGCGATCTGATGGTCAATAATTCTTAATCCGATATACATTCATTTTTTGTGCAGCAAATGGGAAAGCAGAGAAGAAGACTAATAGCAATAACGCAGCAGAAATCGATATCCAAACGTAGTGCTCCTCCTTATTAGTGCATAAAACAACATACTCGACACAAATTGATGGAAACAATTTCTTTTGCAGCGGGCTGCAGCTCAAGGAGGCACTGCAGATGCAGCTAGACGTTCAGAGGCGTCTGCACGAGCAACTAGAGGTAGGTAGCAAAACCATATCTTGAAACGTGATAAAAAAAAGGAGATTTTAACTTTAGATGAAAATGCAGATACAGAGGAACTTGCAGCTAAGGATCGAAGAACAGAACAAACAACTGAAGATGATGTTCGATCAGCAACAGAAGACGACGCAAAATCTCACAGAAACAAAATGTGTGATCAATAATAAGAGCGCGGTAGATTCAGATCCTGAGATCCTTATCTTGGACGGTTCTGATGACGACATGGTCTTCCCGTCCAAGATAAGCTAGCTGGCCGGGAACGAGGGAAAAACGAGCATAAGTGTAATGGAAAGAAAACATAGTAGCCAAGCTATTGAGTCTGAGTGAATCAATTCATGCATTGCATGATATATACCAGAGTTTTTGAATTTCAACATTTGATATAAATCATGTACAAGAATGTCCAAATTAAACTACATGGTAGATTAAACTTTTATAGagtttattgtttttatttatttatactcaTATAATGTTCAATTTCAAAAGAATTGGTATCTTAGTGGTGGAAGGTATTTTTTGTTCCATGCCCACTTAGTGCtaacattttttttgttcttttttcgtggtctttcattttatccacttttattcgtttttattttttattttattcattctctTTTGATTTGAAGCCACATATATATgtcattaatattttaaattaaattgaattaactTTGTTTATAAATTTAGTTAGTAGGGGGTGTGTtccgttgctaacttttttAAAGTTGCTAACTTGTTAACccatcaacatagtgtattaaaaatgtcaacacgatgataatgaaatgtcaacataaacttaaattgatattttaatacattttttattgacattttttttattaaggaggatcgacgatggttccccatctacccccgaagtgactcggacccccgcctaacggtcggaggtgaagcgtcttaccactgAGACGCGCTTCGTTGTCGGGATGGGAAGGAACGAGTCAGCCAACCTTCCCCAAGCACGGGTCCAGACCAATCTCCCCCAGCGCCTGAGTCCCAAGCACGGGTCCAGACCAGGACGGGAAGGAACGAGTCAGCCAACCTTCCCCAAGCACGGGTCCAGACCAGTTAACTGTATCAACCCAATCAAGGGTACCAAGTTAACCTATCTACCCAGCCAAGTTGCGTCTCCCAAGGGTCGAACTCGTGACCTGTAGGATAGGAAGGAACGAGTCAGCCAACCTTCCCCAAGCACGGGTCCAGACCAATCTCTCCCAGCGCCTGGGTCCCAAGCACGGGTCCAGACCAGTTAACTGTATCCACCCAAATCAAGGGTACCAAGTTAATCTATCTACCCCAGCCAAGTTGCGTCTTCAGCCAACCTTCCGCTAGCCAACCTTCCCCAAGCACGGGTCCAGACCAATCTCCCCCAGCGCCTGGGTCCCAAGCACGGGTCCAGACCAATTAACTGTATCAACCCAATCAAGGGTATCAAGTTAACCTATCTACCCAGCCAAGTTGCGTCTCCCAAGGGTCGAACTCGTGACCTGTAGGATGGCGCGAtatccttgcctccctcctcaaccacttgagtTAGAGGGCTTGGATTTATAATGCACCCCTGGttagtagtatataaatttaattagcaTGTGAGTATTGTagataagaaaataatatagagatGTAATATTTGTTTCAAGAGATTAGCTCAGTTTATTTAAAATCCGATAAATTTGGATTCTACCTACGGTTTTATTTTAGGCTTCTCAGACAGTTAAATTTGGCTTTAGTAAATCATAAACAGActttataatttgtttttaaaaatactatatACGTAACATTCCTCAAATTTTATTGTGTGGTGTTATTGAGGGTTaaatttttcaataaataaattaaataatgattgTATAATGCATTTGTTAAAttttagtactccatatattaaTTTTCACATATATATGAATTAATAGTTTTTGTTCTATGTCGTTTAGTCGTTTACAATAAGCAAAGAAATCAAATTATAGATTTATATTTTCTCATGATGTTAATCCAATTTTAATGtattcaaattttcataattgtatgatatttatttaaattatattttttaaactaGTACCGTGTTaaatttatagtattataatcatttttatcatactttTAGGAGataatatttaattcaattttgaaaatatgaaTAATCTATCACAATTTATATTGTTAActcaatcaatttttctataaCAATATAGTATATGAATGCATTAGACAGACTCATAGCTGATGTAGGGAACAAAGAGCATGTTCTTCACTATTTATAGGTCATACTCCAATtttattcctattttattcCATACTCTTAATTAAGGCACAATGTCTATAATCAAAGAGCATGCTCTTCACTATTTATGAGTCTtattattctattattcaatttaaaaactaCAATTCCTAAAAACATTGCATTAGTAATAaaacttcataaaaaaattcgaaagtatcattataaattttttaaaaattaatatttacatcagtaaaattttaaaaattaaatattagtacataatttaaattctaaaaataaaaatcacattAAAAGTGagataatttaaaatcatatttaaaaataaagaaattactCCTTCGGCTCTCTTATTATGTTAGTACTATGATTTAACGTATTGCTAATTATaattatcaaaattaattataaaataatttcataatataattaaatcacataatttttttaaatcaatttgcttttaataattttataattaaatttaatgatttttcttttttatttatgttttgctATTTCTCTTTCGCTTATCCCTATATCTTCTGTCAATTTCGAAAATATAAACTACGCTGTGTATAAGTAACTAACAgtaaacataaaaatatttttattattagggGAAATTTGTGTTTTTCTTAGTGAAATTGGAATAGAATTTCTTACATAGTTAcatcttttgaaaaaaaatgttacttttaCTTAAAATTAATCAGTTCCAGAATTTTCGAAATAATGAAAAGACTAAATTTATCagtattcaaattttaaaaattacagctttcgtttttaatttctattctattttccttttagggcatccgcagtggtgcagatgtcccggcggacatctcCAAAATACCTCATGCCACTTCATACGGACTTtccactgcggatgccacgtcatacggatatctcactgcacagtggcggacatcccgacggacttcatatattaaaaaatccacaaattcaccaatttaataatttacggaagtaaaatttcgacacaaatatgaagaaaatgagaacattttattaaaaaaaacatacttaattaaaaaaatacataaaaaaattatataaatataaaaaaaccgccttctcactcctcggattctcCGCCGCCGGTACcctcgtcgtcgccgccgccaccccccTCGCCGCCGCTAACCGACATCTCGTCGAACCCCAAATCGCACCGCATACTGTTTAGGAGGGGTTTAAGCTTCCGCTTGTAATGGGGGTCGGTTGCttggcgccattcaaccattgcacgtaacaaggtttcatgtgtCGCGATGCGGACGAATGAGGGGTTCTGGGGATCGTTTTGGGTGGGTACTGCAGATTGGGCCTTGGCGGATCCGCTGCCGCTTCCCCCCGGAGTCCCCGTCGCGGCCTTTTGCCCacccgggcgacggcggcggttcgacgatgtgggtgtggggaactctgcctcggcggggggAGCTCGtaggaaccagcactgctactaTACTCCCCGTATGCGCTAATCCTCAttcgcttcggccagccagattcaacgcCCGCAGTGAACTTGGCCGAATCCTGCACCACGAGATAGACATCCCAATACTTGAATTCCTCGAACCCCTTTGAAGGATCGATGTACTGCTGGTGCGCGGCAAGCTTCACGTCctcggcggacatgccgctggACGCCATGCGGAGATAGTTCGTGTAAAGGCCGGCAAAGCagctgagctgcctcctcagctgctcccactgtttccggcattgttcGCCGTTGTGAGGCTTACCCCCTGccggtttgaactggaggtagctttggctaatgcggcaccacatcctgtcgatgtgctggttcgccctgacgtatggatcctccactacactgatccacgccttcgccagcgcAATGCACTCCTCcatgctccagatggtcctcttgttcccgctggacccctcccccacctcagcgGCCCCCGATCCACCATCGTACACCGCCGCAGACGATGTAGTGTCCCGTCCCCTCCCCTTTCCCTTTCCCCTTCTCCCCATGGGCGTCGGCGCGTCGGTGGGAAAATTCCGGATCGGAGATAGTCCCAACTCCTCCAGCGAGAACGTGTCGAGGCCAGTGAACTGGGTCTCGACAGGAGTACTCGTCGGGTTGTCCGGCGACAGTAAATCCATGTAAGGCCGgtagacgttgtccaccggtGATTAGGGGACCCCCCTACctactccccccccccccccccccccgcacCCGCCGACGaccctgcatcatccccggcatcatcatatcgGGCATCTGGTCCATCATCCCCGACATTTCAAGCATCATACCCGGCATTCCGGGCATCATACCTGGCATTTTGGGCATTCTGGAACTCCCCCGGGCATCTGGGACATTTGGCTcatcatcccataccactgcgggtacatgttgtagtacccgggcatcatccccgccggCATTTGAGGTTGGGGCTTCGCGGCAGATATCGGCGCCGTTCCGCCGACGGGAAAAAAAGGCGACGGTGAGTCGCTCGAAGCGggggaatcgctatcgtggtgctccattgctcttcgaaagaaaagtgtgttagagagagagaaacttgttaaaacaagtggtgcgattgaaatgaagtgcaacgagacgtatttatagaattttttttaaaattaatgcaaaaatcgggattttaaaaaaaaattaatgcaagaATCGGGAATTCCGCAccgacgtccgtgggagtcaacgcaatggtggacgtcccgacggacgtcagCAAAAAGGCGCGGACATGCGGTATCCGTatcggacgtccgtatccgttgAACAGTTGCACAATGGTGGACGTCGCGCACGCCGGTCTGACATCCGCGCGGAAGTCcaccattgctgatgctcttagttTAATCTCCAATGAGGGCGTATACTGTAGAGAAAGCTGTAGGCTGTATCTCCACATTTTCTCGAAGCTCGAAGCCTCATGTCCAAACTTCTTCAAGAAAACCCGATCAAGGTGATAAACTCAACCCTAAAAAAAGGAACACTCATtttctttaattctttaatttgttacaaattttgcaaaaaaataataaattcatgagCAGATTACAGATTATCAGAGCACCCCATTTGTTGCGTTGGATTTCTTTACCAAGCGCTAATAGCAATTTTAAATCatcaaaatccaatttttaTGGTTATGGCTCGCATCATCTTGTACAAAAGGTTAGGTTGTATACAacgggaaaatcgggtttatagggcacttggcctttaaaataacgaaaatgtacccattttgttatctattccatatatgggaaaaacgccaatgacattggcgtgtctataagtaaaaacgccaacacAGTTGGCGTTTTATAGTGTCATCGTATTTGAGGCGTATTTTCTACAAATACAGTTATATTAAAACGCCTTTGGGGTTGGCGTGTTTATTATAGTAGAAACGCCGAAGGGATCGGCGTGTTTATTAAACGACGCCAACAAGGACGGCGTTTACAATTAAAATACGCCAACACGAGTGGCGTTTTACAATCAAAAGACGCCAACACAAGTGGCGTTTTACAGTTAAATACGCCAACACGAGTGGCATGTTTTCACAGACCTGATATAACAGCCTCACCttccccaaatcgcgaaaaacaCACCACACACTTCGCGAAAAACACAAAACAGCGCCTCTTGTTGGGAATTCGCCCTCCTCTACGTGATTTCGCcctccattcatcaatcggtgctattcttccccaaattcatatattttcttcggttagtatgcttatcttttacattattagagtaattgttggatagttagctagggtttgtaatgggttgtgaattgagttgaaatattgtgaATTTTGGATTGTTTGAATGCCGTtgttgttgattattatgttgcattgtttgggtttaagtgaatttgtatataattttgattataaacctaaaccctaggttgttataacataaaaattgggcaaattgatttggtttatgtgggtttttGTTGATGTATAGtgtttagtttgaattgttacttttgtgtatattgttaggttgaaattgaaattgaaattgttaattgaaattgttaattgaaattgaaattgaaattgttaggttggtgtaggtgaattgtgaattgtgaattgtgaattgtgaattgtgtaggtgaattgtgaattgtgttatgcttttgaatgtgcaatgttgtgtaggtgaatttgtgtattgtttaatttgggttgaggactaatgtgtaggtaaattatggcatcatcttcaacttctcgtcgtcggcttgcatgtggtcctgcggatcctTCTGTATtgtattttcagagacaacacgtctatAATagcatatgggcaggagttccatccgaagACGTACGCTGCTGACGATATGAACGAATAATTTGGAAGGTTCCCATACATCCCCGTGTTTTGacaatagtggaccagatggggttcgACGGTATATTGAGGTGTGGTCAACCAAaggacattgaccaccatcttatcaccgctttgattgaacgttggaggccagagactcacacgtttcactttccagtcggtgaagcgactgtgacattggaagacgtggaggtcttatggggcctcaaagttgatggagaggctgTGACGGGTTACCTCCCCCCGACGGATGTGGGATATTGGAAGGACAGGTGTctggattttctaggattcatacATGACGCATCTGAGTTGAAAgaaatggcttttaagcagacaagcttatcgcgtcaattgaggattgagctgaCTGATGACCACGAGCACtacatatatgctcagcggggtcgtatctattgtctgctattacttggaGGTCTGATGATTCCAAACGCCTCCGGGaataaaattccgttcttctacctGTAATTTTTCATGGATGTAGAACGGTGTTCTACTTATAGTTGGGGTGGTGCGACGCTTgtttgcttgtaccacaatttgtgtgaagctGTCGTTGCTAAGATGACCGATGTCGGGGGAGCTTTAACTTTGTTACAgctgtgggcttgggagagaatcccaaatattagaccgatgatgctagatcccgtgcatacagactatctaccatgtgcaagcgcgtaagttattcactaattcattttttaagcttaatgttcatcaatttcgtgttattcgctcataatttaaattttttagatggaatggtccggcgtcttatgtaaaagca
This portion of the Salvia splendens isolate huo1 chromosome 10, SspV2, whole genome shotgun sequence genome encodes:
- the LOC121752969 gene encoding myb family transcription factor PHL5-like, encoding MKKIHHNYGHPSEFVSQFPDYCPQNLHSQMGLPNQPTHHNPWHENSSGTIIGRIGSPAAAFCATEIAMGLSQYDLPESCSQQSKNPHPANGLFQESPARNDADYHMIRSGGFYRNHLLNTISEREQILHLKNKLLGDLDYSNRRSPPAPFDTNHDLQVSHSNLYATHPAQIKQLGRLPTPINSSSSSPSSNKTRIRWTQDLHNRFVECVNRLGGPDKATPKQVLKLMDTEGLTIFHVKSHLQKYRNAKYSPEPVEANGKAEKKTNSNNAAEIDIQTGLQLKEALQMQLDVQRRLHEQLEIQRNLQLRIEEQNKQLKMMFDQQQKTTQNLTETKCVINNKSAVDSDPEILILDGSDDDMVFPSKIS